From the Micromonospora lupini genome, one window contains:
- a CDS encoding cytochrome P450: protein MTVQDLLTGLYSEEGRQNPYPWYAELHRLGPVSAVPPRAEHRTVAAVAVGYDLIDGLLRDPQWTKQPPPGWEDHEILQTFQTSMMFINPPDHTRMRHVFSRTFTPRRLGALEPVILRVVDELLDRMADAGDGVVDFVADFAYPIPALVMAEFIGIPAGELPWYRDRVERIDEFLDVAGKTPQRLAAANTAAQELRAFYRELLAHRRRTPGEDLISGLVEAVGSGEVELTEEELISNLIVLFNASFVTTVYMFSNGLPLLLDHPGAVTALPTDDDLARGCVDEVLRLQSPVHFLARAAPEDTVLAGVPVARDDNVLIIIGAANRDPARFPDPDVFDPTRPGPPSLAFGVGLHFCLGAAVSRLEGRLALPRLFARFPRLAVTETPTYSGSLFLRGIDKLLVSTGG from the coding sequence GTGACGGTGCAGGACCTGCTCACCGGCCTGTACAGCGAAGAGGGCCGCCAGAATCCGTACCCGTGGTACGCCGAGTTGCACAGGCTCGGGCCGGTCAGCGCCGTGCCCCCGCGTGCCGAGCACCGTACGGTGGCGGCGGTTGCGGTCGGCTACGACCTGATCGACGGGCTGCTGCGCGATCCGCAGTGGACCAAGCAGCCCCCGCCGGGCTGGGAGGACCACGAGATCCTGCAGACCTTCCAGACCTCGATGATGTTCATCAACCCGCCCGACCACACCCGGATGCGGCACGTCTTCTCCCGCACCTTTACCCCGCGCCGCCTCGGCGCGTTGGAGCCGGTGATCCTACGGGTCGTCGACGAGCTGCTGGACCGGATGGCCGACGCCGGTGACGGTGTCGTCGACTTCGTGGCCGACTTCGCGTACCCCATTCCCGCCCTGGTGATGGCGGAGTTCATCGGCATCCCGGCGGGGGAGCTGCCCTGGTACCGGGACCGGGTGGAGCGGATCGACGAGTTCCTGGACGTGGCCGGGAAGACCCCGCAGCGGCTGGCCGCCGCGAACACGGCGGCGCAGGAGCTGCGGGCGTTCTACCGGGAGTTGCTGGCCCACCGCCGCCGTACGCCCGGGGAGGACCTGATCAGCGGCCTGGTGGAGGCCGTCGGCTCGGGTGAGGTGGAGCTGACCGAGGAGGAGCTGATCAGCAACCTGATCGTCCTGTTCAACGCCAGCTTCGTCACCACCGTCTACATGTTCAGCAACGGCCTGCCCCTGCTGCTGGACCATCCGGGGGCGGTCACCGCGCTGCCCACCGACGACGACCTCGCCCGGGGCTGCGTCGACGAGGTGCTGCGGCTGCAGAGCCCCGTGCACTTCCTCGCCCGGGCCGCGCCGGAGGACACCGTGCTGGCCGGCGTGCCTGTCGCCCGGGACGACAACGTGCTCATCATCATCGGGGCCGCCAACCGGGACCCGGCGCGGTTCCCCGACCCGGACGTCTTCGACCCCACCCGCCCCGGCCCACCGTCGCTGGCGTTCGGGGTGGGCCTGCACTTCTGCCTCGGCGCGGCGGTGTCCCGGCTGGAGGGCCGCCTCGCCCTGCCCCGCCTGTTCGCCAGGTTCCCCCGGCTCGCGGTCACCGAGACCCCGACGTACAGCGGCAGTCTCTTCCTGCGCGGCATCGACAAGCTGCTGGTCAGCACCGGCGGATAG
- a CDS encoding glycosyltransferase family 39 protein — MPDRAVTTDAPPAPTDAGPPPPATEPARRRLPLARRLVLSVWFWPTAFAALAVGWRLGSPEMWHDELVTVDVATRSTGQILGMLANVDAVHGTYYLFMHGWTTLFGTGPAVVRLPSALAMVLATACVALVGRRVFDQTAGIAAGFVFALVPTVTRFGQETRSYAFVVLAAAAATLFLLRALQRPGWLRWAAYVLAVAGIGLVNVVALTLLLGHGVAVLIHCWRERRWWSVAWFALAAAAGVGIAAPVILRGMKQAGRQISWIPDSAPWTVWEQVFGSVLLAAAITALAVVGVLTHLPRDAVARTAAAAVIAALPLPVILLASTGDINYFFSKYLLFLLPAWAVLAGAGVAAARRAPLVAVGLVALAALSVPGQLALRGEYSHGWYTYPQARAFKPLSYSEAARVIEAGYQPGDGLVAGGPWWWMHEPGVRYYLPADVSPRNVFQQQSAAQRNELFGADCANPARCLRDEPRLWVLLPTVTDAPLTGLPKKQSAVLAQRYDVVRVTHVTGLTVALLQRRG, encoded by the coding sequence ATGCCAGACCGCGCCGTCACCACGGACGCGCCCCCCGCGCCCACCGACGCGGGGCCGCCCCCGCCCGCCACCGAGCCGGCCCGACGGCGACTCCCCCTCGCCCGTCGACTCGTGCTCAGCGTCTGGTTCTGGCCCACGGCGTTCGCCGCGCTCGCGGTCGGCTGGCGCCTCGGCAGCCCGGAGATGTGGCACGACGAGCTGGTGACAGTCGACGTGGCGACCCGCTCCACAGGGCAGATCCTGGGCATGCTGGCGAACGTCGACGCCGTGCACGGGACGTACTACCTCTTCATGCACGGCTGGACGACCCTGTTCGGCACCGGCCCGGCCGTCGTACGGCTGCCGTCGGCGCTGGCCATGGTCCTGGCCACCGCGTGCGTGGCGCTGGTCGGGCGACGGGTCTTCGACCAGACGGCGGGGATCGCCGCCGGCTTCGTCTTCGCCCTCGTGCCCACCGTCACCCGTTTCGGGCAGGAGACCCGGTCGTACGCCTTCGTCGTCCTGGCGGCGGCGGCGGCCACCCTGTTCCTGCTGCGCGCGCTGCAGCGGCCGGGGTGGCTGCGCTGGGCGGCGTACGTGCTCGCCGTGGCCGGCATCGGCCTGGTGAACGTGGTGGCGCTCACGCTGCTGCTCGGGCACGGCGTGGCCGTGTTGATCCACTGCTGGCGGGAGCGCCGCTGGTGGTCGGTGGCGTGGTTCGCGCTCGCCGCCGCCGCCGGAGTGGGGATCGCCGCGCCGGTGATCCTGCGGGGCATGAAGCAGGCCGGACGGCAGATCAGCTGGATCCCGGACAGCGCGCCCTGGACGGTCTGGGAGCAGGTTTTCGGCTCGGTGCTGCTCGCCGCCGCGATCACCGCGCTGGCCGTGGTGGGTGTGCTGACCCACCTGCCCCGCGACGCGGTCGCGCGGACCGCCGCGGCGGCCGTGATCGCCGCCCTGCCGCTGCCGGTGATCCTGCTGGCCTCCACCGGCGACATCAACTACTTCTTCTCCAAGTACCTGCTGTTCCTCCTGCCGGCGTGGGCGGTGCTCGCCGGCGCGGGCGTCGCCGCGGCGCGCCGCGCCCCGCTGGTCGCGGTGGGGCTGGTGGCGCTCGCCGCCCTGAGCGTGCCCGGTCAGCTCGCGCTGCGCGGGGAGTACTCGCACGGCTGGTACACGTATCCGCAGGCGCGGGCGTTCAAGCCGCTGTCCTACTCCGAGGCGGCGCGGGTGATCGAGGCCGGCTACCAGCCCGGCGACGGCCTCGTCGCGGGCGGACCCTGGTGGTGGATGCACGAGCCCGGGGTGCGCTACTACCTTCCGGCGGACGTGTCGCCGCGCAACGTCTTCCAACAGCAATCGGCGGCCCAGCGCAACGAGCTGTTCGGCGCGGACTGCGCCAATCCGGCCCGCTGCCTGCGCGACGAACCCCGGCTGTGGGTGCTGCTGCCGACGGTCACCGACGCGCCGCTGACGGGCCTGCCGAAGAAGCAGTCCGCGGTGCTCGCCCAGCGCTACGACGTGGTACGCGTCACGCACGTGACCGGGCTGACCGTCGCCCTGCTGCAACGGCGCGGCTGA
- a CDS encoding NAD(P)H-hydrate dehydratase: MPNRSEVKVITPGLLRDWALPVPVGGKESRGTVLVIGGSRFTPGAVLLAGVAALRAGAGVLQLAAAESTAATLSIQVPEALVVGLPETADGAVAADQAGQLGELVGAADVVALGPGLKGIDETGRLLELVLEAAGPRTPLVLDAYALGALSHDPKLLVGSGRPVVLTPNVTEAGHLLGRDPGDDLGAEAAELAERYEAVVSLYGHVAAPDGRGWREESGDAGLGTSGSGDVLAGLLAGLLSRGAEPAQAACWGAFAHAVSGQRLIPRYGRIGFLARELLDEIPRTLATV; the protein is encoded by the coding sequence ATGCCGAACCGGTCTGAGGTGAAGGTGATCACCCCGGGGCTGTTGCGGGACTGGGCGCTGCCGGTGCCTGTCGGCGGCAAGGAGAGCCGGGGCACCGTGCTCGTGATCGGCGGGTCCCGCTTCACCCCCGGGGCGGTCCTGCTCGCCGGGGTGGCCGCGCTGCGCGCCGGCGCCGGGGTGCTCCAGCTCGCCGCCGCCGAGTCCACCGCCGCCACGCTGAGCATCCAGGTGCCCGAGGCGCTTGTGGTCGGGCTCCCGGAGACCGCCGACGGCGCCGTCGCCGCCGACCAGGCAGGCCAACTCGGCGAGCTGGTGGGCGCCGCCGACGTGGTGGCCCTGGGCCCCGGCCTGAAGGGCATCGACGAGACCGGTCGGCTGCTGGAGCTCGTCCTGGAGGCGGCGGGCCCGCGCACCCCGCTGGTCCTCGACGCGTACGCCCTGGGCGCGCTCAGCCACGACCCGAAGCTGCTTGTCGGCTCGGGCCGCCCGGTGGTCCTCACCCCAAACGTCACCGAGGCCGGGCACCTGCTCGGGCGCGATCCGGGCGACGACCTGGGCGCCGAGGCCGCCGAGCTGGCCGAACGGTACGAGGCCGTGGTCTCCCTCTACGGGCATGTGGCCGCCCCGGACGGGCGTGGCTGGCGGGAGGAGAGCGGGGACGCGGGTCTCGGCACGTCCGGCAGCGGAGACGTGCTCGCCGGCCTGCTGGCCGGGCTGCTCTCCCGGGGCGCCGAGCCGGCGCAGGCCGCCTGCTGGGGGGCGTTCGCGCACGCCGTGAGCGGCCAGCGGCTGATCCCCCGCTACGGCCGGATCGGTTTCCTGGCCCGGGAACTGCTCGACGAGATCCCGCGCACCCTGGCGACCGTCTGA
- a CDS encoding aminotransferase class I/II-fold pyridoxal phosphate-dependent enzyme, whose product MTATEPVDLSVADLHPALGDPALTSMNFLNEVSERYPAAVSLAAGRPYEEFFDVAAVHRHLDTFHRHLVDERGHTPEQARRLLLQYGRTKGIVHHLVARNLAVDEGITVDPEAVVVTVGCQEAMFLVLRALRAGPADVLLAVAPTYVGLTGAARLVDLPVWPVAGGPSGVDLADLRAQARRARASGRRPRACYVLPDFANPSGVSIDVADRRRLLALAAEEDLLLLEDNPYGLFPVDDGPRPPTLKALDTERRVVYLGSFAKTVLPGARVGYVVADQRVAGPDGRVGPLADQLAMIKSMVTVNTSPIAQAVIGGRLLEHGCSLVPANSRERAAYARNLRHLVAGLARRFPDRPGRPAAVRWTVPAGGFFVVVTVPFAVDDALLDRSARDYGVLWTPMAHFYDDTAPVCALRLSVSAVTPEQIDRGLDRLAALITDELLRGRS is encoded by the coding sequence GTGACCGCTACCGAGCCGGTCGACCTGAGCGTCGCCGACCTGCACCCCGCGCTTGGCGACCCGGCGCTGACCTCGATGAACTTCCTCAACGAGGTGTCCGAACGCTATCCGGCGGCGGTGTCGCTCGCGGCCGGGCGGCCGTACGAGGAGTTCTTCGACGTCGCGGCGGTGCACCGGCACCTGGACACGTTCCACAGGCACCTCGTCGACGAGCGGGGGCACACGCCCGAGCAGGCGCGGCGGCTGCTGCTGCAGTACGGCCGGACCAAGGGCATCGTGCACCACCTCGTCGCCCGCAACCTCGCGGTCGACGAGGGGATCACTGTCGACCCGGAGGCCGTCGTGGTGACCGTCGGCTGCCAGGAGGCAATGTTCCTGGTGCTGCGGGCGTTGCGGGCCGGCCCGGCGGACGTGTTGCTGGCGGTCGCCCCGACCTACGTCGGGCTGACCGGGGCGGCCCGGCTGGTGGACCTGCCGGTGTGGCCGGTCGCCGGTGGACCGTCCGGGGTGGACCTGGCCGACCTGCGGGCGCAGGCGCGGAGGGCCCGGGCGTCGGGTCGCCGGCCGCGCGCCTGCTACGTGCTGCCGGACTTCGCCAACCCGTCCGGGGTCAGCATCGACGTCGCCGATCGGCGGCGGCTGTTGGCGCTGGCCGCCGAGGAGGACCTGCTGCTGCTGGAGGACAACCCGTACGGGCTGTTCCCGGTCGACGACGGGCCGCGTCCACCGACCCTCAAGGCGCTGGACACCGAGCGTCGGGTGGTCTACCTCGGCTCGTTCGCCAAGACCGTGCTGCCCGGGGCGCGGGTCGGTTACGTGGTCGCCGACCAGCGGGTGGCCGGGCCGGACGGCCGGGTCGGCCCGCTGGCCGACCAGCTTGCGATGATCAAGAGCATGGTCACTGTGAACACCTCGCCGATCGCGCAGGCGGTGATCGGTGGGCGGCTGTTGGAGCACGGGTGCAGCCTGGTGCCCGCGAACTCCCGGGAGCGGGCCGCGTACGCCCGCAATCTGCGTCATCTGGTCGCCGGGCTGGCCCGGCGTTTCCCGGACCGGCCGGGCCGGCCGGCGGCGGTGCGGTGGACGGTGCCGGCCGGCGGGTTCTTCGTGGTGGTGACAGTGCCGTTCGCTGTCGACGACGCGCTGCTGGACCGCTCGGCGCGGGACTACGGGGTGCTCTGGACGCCGATGGCGCACTTCTACGACGACACGGCGCCGGTGTGCGCGCTGCGGTTGTCGGTGAGCGCGGTGACGCCCGAGCAGATCGACAGGGGGTTGGACCGGCTCGCCGCCCTCATCACCGACGAGCTCCTGCGTGGACGGTCATAA
- a CDS encoding alpha-hydroxy acid oxidase, whose translation MAEPVLADLPTGAPAVTFADYAQRARAVLAPDVWDYVAGGSAAEVTLAANRAALDRVAVLPRVLRGSHTVDLDARLLGRPYAMPVGVAPMAYQRLVHPDGELGLAAAAGAAGVPYLASTLSSTPIEEITAAGAEVWFQLYWLRERALVRDLLDRVVAAGCHALVVTVDVPVLGRRPRDLRNAFRLPADVVAANLPHGRDALAHAGAPGVSGIAAHTDASFESALRWTDLAWLREHVDLPLVVKGVLDPRDAVEAVRIGADAVVVSNHGGRQLDGAPASVTMLPEVVDAVGDAAQVLLDSGIRGGTDVLRALALGAAGVLVGRPLLWALAVGGQRGARDALALLADEVRDALTLAGCADPAAAAELRTLAVG comes from the coding sequence GTGGCTGAGCCGGTGCTGGCCGACCTGCCGACCGGGGCGCCTGCCGTGACGTTCGCCGACTACGCACAGCGGGCGAGGGCGGTGCTGGCCCCGGACGTGTGGGACTACGTCGCCGGCGGCAGCGCGGCCGAGGTGACCCTGGCCGCCAACCGTGCCGCGTTGGACCGGGTGGCAGTGCTGCCCCGGGTGCTGCGCGGCAGCCACACCGTGGACCTCGACGCCCGGCTGCTCGGCCGGCCGTACGCGATGCCGGTCGGGGTGGCGCCGATGGCGTACCAGCGGCTCGTGCACCCGGACGGGGAACTGGGCCTCGCGGCGGCGGCGGGCGCGGCAGGCGTGCCGTATCTGGCGAGCACGTTGAGCAGCACGCCGATCGAGGAGATCACCGCGGCCGGCGCGGAGGTCTGGTTCCAGCTCTACTGGCTGCGGGAGCGGGCGCTGGTCCGCGATCTGCTGGACCGGGTCGTCGCGGCGGGCTGCCACGCGCTGGTGGTCACCGTGGACGTTCCGGTGCTCGGTCGACGCCCACGCGACCTGCGCAACGCGTTCCGCCTCCCGGCCGACGTGGTCGCCGCCAACCTGCCGCACGGCCGGGACGCGCTGGCGCACGCCGGCGCCCCCGGTGTGTCCGGGATCGCCGCGCACACCGACGCGTCGTTCGAGTCGGCCCTGCGCTGGACGGATCTGGCCTGGCTGCGGGAACACGTCGACCTGCCGCTCGTCGTCAAGGGCGTGCTGGATCCCCGCGACGCGGTCGAGGCGGTGCGGATCGGGGCGGACGCGGTGGTGGTGTCCAACCACGGTGGGCGTCAGTTGGACGGGGCGCCGGCAAGCGTCACCATGCTGCCGGAGGTCGTGGACGCCGTCGGCGACGCTGCTCAGGTGCTGCTGGACAGCGGCATCCGTGGGGGCACCGACGTGCTACGGGCGCTGGCGTTGGGCGCGGCGGGCGTCCTGGTGGGTCGTCCGTTGCTCTGGGCGCTGGCAGTCGGCGGGCAGCGCGGCGCGCGGGACGCGTTGGCGTTGCTCGCCGACGAGGTACGCGACGCCCTCACACTGGCCGGCTGCGCCGACCCGGCGGCGGCGGCCGAGCTGCGTACGCTCGCGGTGGGCTGA
- a CDS encoding histidine phosphatase family protein, which produces MAELSTLWIIRHGESTANVAATRAEATGSEVIGLSHRDADVPLSPTGEEQARATGRWLAGLPEDRRPDVAVVSPYLRAVSTAELALHGTGVPVSRDERLRDRELGILDGLTGHGVRSRFPDEAERRDRLGKFYYRPPGGEGWTDVALRLRTLLGDLRRDHEGQRVLLFGHDALVFLLRYLVEGLTEPELMALTREHVIANCSITDWSADAQGRLTLGGFNEIGHLHRQGAESTREDEIHAEPV; this is translated from the coding sequence ATGGCGGAACTGTCGACGCTCTGGATCATCCGGCACGGGGAGAGCACCGCGAACGTGGCGGCCACCCGGGCCGAGGCGACCGGCTCCGAGGTGATCGGGCTCAGCCACCGCGACGCCGACGTGCCGCTCTCCCCCACAGGTGAGGAGCAGGCGCGGGCGACCGGCCGCTGGCTCGCCGGGCTGCCCGAGGACCGACGCCCGGACGTGGCTGTCGTCTCGCCGTACCTGCGGGCGGTGTCCACGGCCGAGCTGGCGCTGCACGGCACCGGGGTGCCGGTGAGCCGGGACGAGCGGCTGCGCGACCGGGAGCTGGGCATCCTCGACGGCCTCACCGGCCACGGGGTGCGCAGCCGGTTTCCGGACGAGGCCGAGCGCCGCGACCGGCTGGGCAAGTTCTACTACCGGCCGCCCGGCGGTGAGGGCTGGACCGACGTGGCGCTGCGACTGCGGACGCTGCTCGGCGACCTGCGCCGCGACCACGAGGGCCAGCGGGTGCTGCTCTTCGGCCACGACGCGCTTGTCTTCCTGCTCCGCTACCTGGTGGAGGGGCTGACCGAGCCGGAGCTGATGGCGCTGACCCGCGAACACGTGATCGCCAACTGCTCCATCACCGACTGGTCCGCCGACGCGCAGGGCCGGCTGACGCTCGGTGGATTCAACGAGATCGGCCACCTGCACCGGCAGGGCGCCGAGTCGACCAGGGAGGACGAGATCCATGCCGAACCGGTCTGA
- a CDS encoding hemerythrin domain-containing protein: MSTDAIVLLKEDHKEMRRLFKAFQDAEEGPASKRQKLVDQILEALTVHTYLENEVMYPEVRRLLPDLEDDILESYEEHHVADVLCLELAAMDADDERFNAKTTVLIENVTHHVEEEEEEWFPKVREALGRKQLQEIGEKMIALRADAPRTPTQPKAIKKARDAVTA; the protein is encoded by the coding sequence GTGTCGACAGATGCCATCGTCCTGCTCAAAGAGGACCACAAGGAGATGCGCCGCCTGTTCAAGGCCTTCCAGGACGCCGAAGAGGGGCCGGCGAGCAAGCGGCAGAAGCTCGTGGACCAGATCCTGGAGGCCCTCACGGTGCACACCTACCTGGAGAACGAGGTGATGTACCCGGAGGTCCGCCGGCTCCTGCCCGACCTGGAGGACGACATCCTCGAGTCGTACGAGGAACACCACGTCGCCGACGTGCTCTGCCTCGAACTGGCCGCCATGGACGCCGACGACGAGCGCTTCAACGCCAAGACGACCGTGTTGATCGAGAACGTCACCCACCACGTCGAGGAGGAAGAGGAGGAGTGGTTCCCCAAGGTCCGCGAGGCGTTGGGCCGTAAGCAACTCCAGGAGATCGGCGAGAAGATGATCGCGCTGCGCGCGGACGCGCCGCGTACCCCCACCCAGCCGAAGGCGATCAAGAAGGCACGCGACGCGGTGACGGCCTGA
- a CDS encoding SGNH/GDSL hydrolase family protein, with product MSTPKRWHVVAAAAALLVTATPAVVASAGGSSTVAARPDRGEWAGSWAAAVTRGNSVGLTNTGLNDQSVRMVVHVSVGGPALRVRLSNLYGEQAVRVGRATVARPNTATVDDVSDIDPASLRALTFTGAASATMNRGAELLSDPLTFTVADDSDLVVTLHFPTPTGPTTFHGQSQQTNFIGAGDLTGAADGAGFTIRPACCWFFLSGVDVQRKASPGALVVLSDSIGDGNGSTVNANRRWPDLLSDRLLTDRPDKRTPGVLNLSLAGNRLNHEGTEPGAGDYPGYFQLGPNAAARLNEDVFPQTGVRTVVTHLGINDIWMSNDPPEAIIATLRQINQQLQQRGLTSLVATLTPYEGHGAPGVWTPEKEATRQAVNAYLRGSREFDGLLDFDRVVRDPARPSQLLPAYDSGDHIHPNDAGNQAMADAVPLRLLGL from the coding sequence ATGTCGACCCCGAAGAGATGGCATGTCGTCGCCGCGGCCGCGGCGCTGCTGGTCACGGCAACACCCGCCGTCGTCGCCAGCGCCGGCGGATCCTCGACCGTCGCCGCCCGGCCGGACCGGGGCGAGTGGGCGGGCAGCTGGGCCGCCGCGGTGACCCGGGGCAACTCGGTCGGGTTGACAAACACCGGCCTGAACGACCAGAGCGTCCGGATGGTCGTGCACGTCTCGGTGGGTGGCCCGGCGCTGCGCGTACGGCTGAGCAACCTCTACGGCGAGCAGGCGGTCCGGGTGGGCCGCGCCACAGTCGCCAGGCCGAACACCGCGACAGTCGACGACGTCTCCGACATCGACCCGGCCTCGCTGCGCGCGCTGACGTTCACCGGCGCCGCCTCGGCCACCATGAACCGGGGCGCCGAGCTGCTCAGCGACCCGCTGACCTTCACCGTCGCGGACGACAGCGACCTGGTGGTCACCCTGCACTTCCCGACGCCCACCGGACCGACCACCTTCCACGGGCAGTCCCAGCAGACCAACTTCATCGGCGCCGGGGACCTGACCGGCGCCGCCGACGGCGCGGGATTCACCATTCGACCCGCCTGCTGCTGGTTCTTCCTGTCCGGGGTGGACGTGCAGCGCAAGGCCAGCCCCGGCGCGCTTGTCGTGCTCAGCGACTCCATCGGTGACGGCAACGGCAGCACCGTCAACGCCAACCGCCGCTGGCCCGACCTGCTCTCCGACCGGCTGCTCACCGACCGGCCGGACAAGCGCACCCCCGGCGTGCTCAACCTGAGCCTCGCCGGCAACCGCCTCAACCACGAGGGCACCGAGCCGGGCGCCGGCGACTACCCCGGCTACTTCCAACTCGGCCCGAACGCGGCGGCCCGCCTCAACGAGGACGTCTTCCCGCAGACCGGGGTCCGTACTGTCGTCACGCACCTGGGCATCAACGACATCTGGATGTCCAACGACCCGCCGGAGGCCATCATCGCCACCCTGCGGCAGATCAACCAGCAACTCCAGCAGCGTGGGCTGACCAGCCTGGTGGCCACCCTGACCCCGTACGAGGGGCACGGCGCTCCCGGTGTGTGGACGCCGGAGAAGGAGGCCACCCGGCAGGCCGTGAACGCGTACCTGCGCGGCAGCCGGGAGTTCGACGGGCTGCTCGACTTCGACCGGGTGGTGCGGGACCCGGCCAGGCCCAGCCAGTTGCTGCCCGCGTACGACTCGGGGGACCACATCCACCCGAACGACGCCGGCAACCAGGCGATGGCCGACGCCGTGCCGTTGCGGTTGCTCGGCCTGTGA
- a CDS encoding glycine hydroxymethyltransferase — translation MSHNAESTAFRSALEVIRAVEPRVADAIGAELTDQRESLKLIASENYASPATLLAMGNWFSDKYAEGTVGRRFYAGCQNVDTVEALAAEHARELFGAAHAYVQPHSGIDANLVAFWAVLADRVESPALKKAQVRQVNDLTEADWFALRRELGNQRMLGMSLDAGGHLTHGFRPNISGKMFDQRSYGTDLATGLIDYDRVAEAAREFKPLILVGGYSAYPRKVNFRILREIADSVGATFMVDMAHFAGLVAGKVFTGDFDPVPHAHIVTTTTHKSLRGPRGGMVLCQPELADQVDRGCPMVLGGPLPHVMAAKAVALAEARRPDFADYAQRIVDNAQALAEGLLRRGATLVTGGTDNHLVLIDVSGYGLTGRQAEQALLDSGIVTNRNSVPQDPNGAWYTSGIRIGTPALTTRGLGTAEMDQTAELIHTVLTHTTAGANADGTPSKAKYTLDADLADKIARQATDLLAPHPLYPAIDLA, via the coding sequence ATGTCGCACAACGCCGAGTCCACCGCATTCCGGAGCGCCCTCGAGGTGATCCGGGCTGTCGAGCCGCGGGTGGCCGACGCCATCGGCGCCGAGCTGACCGACCAGCGGGAGTCGCTCAAGCTCATCGCCAGCGAGAACTACGCCTCCCCGGCGACCCTGCTGGCCATGGGCAACTGGTTCAGCGACAAGTACGCCGAGGGCACCGTCGGCCGTCGCTTCTACGCCGGCTGCCAGAACGTCGACACCGTCGAGGCGCTCGCCGCCGAGCACGCCCGTGAGCTGTTCGGCGCGGCGCACGCGTACGTGCAGCCGCACTCGGGCATCGACGCCAACCTCGTCGCGTTCTGGGCGGTGCTCGCCGATCGGGTGGAGTCGCCCGCCCTGAAGAAGGCCCAGGTCCGCCAGGTCAACGACCTCACCGAGGCGGACTGGTTCGCGCTGCGCCGCGAGCTGGGCAACCAGCGGATGCTCGGCATGTCGCTGGACGCCGGCGGTCACCTCACCCACGGTTTCCGGCCGAACATCTCCGGCAAGATGTTCGACCAGCGCAGCTACGGCACCGACCTGGCGACCGGTCTGATCGACTACGACCGGGTCGCCGAGGCGGCCCGCGAGTTCAAGCCGCTGATCCTTGTCGGTGGCTACTCGGCGTACCCCCGCAAGGTGAACTTCCGGATCCTGCGGGAGATCGCCGACTCGGTCGGCGCCACCTTCATGGTCGACATGGCGCACTTCGCGGGCCTGGTGGCCGGCAAGGTCTTCACCGGCGACTTCGACCCGGTGCCGCACGCGCACATCGTCACCACCACCACCCACAAGTCGCTGCGCGGCCCGCGCGGCGGCATGGTGCTCTGCCAGCCGGAGCTGGCCGACCAGGTGGACCGGGGCTGCCCGATGGTGCTCGGCGGTCCGCTGCCGCACGTGATGGCCGCCAAGGCCGTCGCCCTCGCCGAGGCCCGCCGCCCCGACTTCGCCGACTACGCCCAGCGGATCGTGGACAACGCGCAGGCCCTCGCCGAGGGGCTGCTCCGCCGGGGCGCGACGCTTGTCACCGGCGGCACCGACAACCACCTGGTGCTCATCGACGTGTCCGGTTACGGGCTCACCGGCCGGCAGGCCGAGCAGGCCCTGCTGGACTCGGGCATCGTCACCAACCGCAACTCGGTCCCGCAGGACCCGAACGGCGCCTGGTACACGTCAGGCATCCGGATCGGCACCCCGGCGCTCACCACCCGGGGGCTGGGCACGGCCGAGATGGACCAGACCGCCGAGCTGATCCACACCGTGCTGACCCACACCACGGCCGGCGCCAACGCCGACGGCACCCCGTCCAAGGCGAAGTACACGCTCGACGCCGACCTGGCCGACAAGATCGCCCGCCAGGCCACCGACCTGCTGGCCCCCCACCCGCTCTACCCGGCCATCGACCTGGCCTGA